One Staphylococcus simiae genomic region harbors:
- a CDS encoding YueH family protein, protein MIIKQLVDNNLKINVYIEILANQMLLIAIPEWFWSVELPRTTNKDDCYEELLMQLFVFKEENEAQLIAQQLTHWIDTYKKEHDS, encoded by the coding sequence TTGATCATTAAACAGTTGGTTGATAATAATCTAAAGATAAATGTTTATATTGAAATACTAGCTAATCAAATGTTATTAATAGCTATTCCAGAGTGGTTTTGGTCTGTAGAACTACCACGTACAACCAATAAAGACGATTGCTATGAAGAATTATTAATGCAGTTATTTGTATTTAAAGAAGAAAATGAAGCACAACTTATCGCGCAACAATTAACGCATTGGATTGACACATATAAAAAGGAGCATGATTCATGA